The Verrucomicrobium spinosum DSM 4136 = JCM 18804 genome includes a region encoding these proteins:
- a CDS encoding sodium:proton antiporter, translated as MTPLFSSASSAAHTTALPSPWMVAPFALLLLCIALMPLFASHFWEHQYPKVAIGLGLVTAAYYLFGLHHGAAVLHSMMEYVSFMALIGSLFVISGGINIRVKGEATPFVNTVFLLIGGVLANLIGTTGASMLLIRPWIKMNKYRITKFHIVFFIFIVSNVGGALTPIGDPPLFLGFLRGVPFWWVIQHVWTTWLWAMALLLGVFFVLDKKNFARAPKEVAAKEAANETWLFRGLHNVGFLLVVLIAVFLPQSWKIGTEQFSISVTALIMVAAAVASYLTTSKPVHEANDFNFGPVKEVGYLFIGIFLTMVPALELLGSGKGITLTAPLQYYFASGSLSAFLDNAPTYLTFLAAAMGNAHLDVGNPGDVVSYLSSHASYVVAISLGAVFFGAGSYIGNGPNFMVKAIADKAKIHTPGFLGYLFCFSIPILVPILAIVGWLTIR; from the coding sequence ATGACGCCCCTCTTCTCCTCCGCCAGCAGTGCGGCTCATACCACGGCTCTTCCTTCACCCTGGATGGTCGCCCCATTTGCCCTGCTGCTCCTCTGCATCGCGCTCATGCCCCTGTTCGCCAGCCACTTCTGGGAACATCAGTACCCCAAGGTGGCCATAGGACTCGGCTTGGTCACAGCAGCCTACTATCTGTTCGGTCTGCATCATGGCGCAGCGGTGCTGCATTCCATGATGGAGTATGTGAGTTTCATGGCCCTCATCGGTTCACTCTTCGTCATCTCCGGTGGCATCAACATCCGGGTCAAGGGCGAAGCCACGCCATTTGTGAACACGGTATTCCTTCTCATTGGCGGTGTCCTCGCCAACCTGATTGGCACCACCGGAGCCTCGATGCTTTTGATCCGCCCATGGATCAAGATGAACAAGTATCGTATTACCAAGTTCCACATTGTTTTCTTCATCTTCATCGTCAGCAATGTCGGAGGAGCCCTTACTCCCATCGGCGATCCACCGCTCTTTCTGGGCTTCTTGCGCGGCGTTCCGTTCTGGTGGGTCATCCAGCACGTGTGGACTACCTGGCTTTGGGCCATGGCACTGTTGCTCGGCGTATTCTTTGTCCTGGACAAAAAGAACTTTGCACGCGCCCCCAAAGAAGTTGCCGCTAAAGAGGCTGCCAATGAAACCTGGCTCTTCCGGGGGCTGCATAATGTTGGGTTCCTGCTGGTCGTTCTCATTGCGGTCTTCCTCCCCCAATCCTGGAAAATCGGTACCGAACAGTTCTCCATCAGCGTGACCGCCCTCATCATGGTCGCGGCAGCAGTTGCATCCTACCTGACCACCTCAAAACCGGTTCATGAAGCCAACGACTTCAATTTTGGGCCGGTCAAAGAGGTGGGTTACCTTTTTATCGGCATCTTTCTCACCATGGTGCCCGCTCTGGAACTCCTCGGTTCAGGCAAAGGGATCACACTTACCGCCCCCCTCCAGTACTACTTCGCCAGCGGCTCCCTGTCTGCATTCCTCGACAACGCCCCAACTTACCTTACCTTCCTGGCCGCAGCCATGGGCAATGCCCATCTGGATGTGGGGAATCCCGGAGATGTGGTCTCCTACCTCTCCAGTCATGCATCTTATGTTGTTGCCATTTCTCTGGGGGCCGTCTTTTTTGGGGCAGGCAGCTACATTGGAAACGGCCCCAATTTTATGGTCAAGGCCATTGCAGACAAAGCAAAAATCCACACCCCCGGTTTTCTCGGCTACCTCTTCTGCTTCTCCATCCCCATCTTGGTTCCGATTCTGGCGATCGTCGGTTGGCTGACCATCAGGTGA